One genomic segment of Brassica napus cultivar Da-Ae chromosome A3, Da-Ae, whole genome shotgun sequence includes these proteins:
- the LOC125600717 gene encoding two-pore potassium channel 1, translating into MSNDTARNPLLPKDQSAPMAQDFSINSRTSSRKRRLRRSRSAPRGDFTYNDNDVKLDEPHPHPSKNPMFRDLNPNLRRVILLLALYLTVGTLCFYLVRNQISGHKTNGVLDAVYFCIVTMTTVGYGDLVPNSSTSRLLACAFVFSGMVLVGHLLSRAADYLVEKQETLLVRAFHLRQSFGPTEILKELHTNKLRYKCYVTFLVLVVLFLTGTVFLVAYEKMPVIEAFYCVCSTVTTLGYGDKSFNSGTGRLFAVFWILTSTVCLAQFFLYVAELNAETKQRELVKWVLTRRITNNDLEAADLDEDGVVGAAEFIVYKLKEMGKIDEKDISGIMEEFEQLDYDESGTLTTSDITLAQTASQIQR; encoded by the exons ATGTCTAACGACACAGCACGTAACCCACTCCTACCTAAGGACCAGTCAGCTCCCATGGCACAAGACTTCAGCATTAACTCAAGAACCTCCTCACGAAAAAGAAGACTCCGCCGCTCTAGAAGCGCTCCTCGTGGAGACTTCACGTACAACGACAACGACGTCAAACTCGACGAGCCGCATCCACATCCGAGCAAGAACCCAATGTTCAGAGACCTAAACCCGAATCTCAGACGAGTCATCCTCCTCCTCGCTTTGTATCTCACCGTCGGCACTCTCTGCTTCTACCTCGTCAGAAACCAAATCTCCGGTCACAAAACCAACGGTGTCCTTGACGCCGTCTACTTCTGTATCGTCACAATGACGACCGTCGGATACGGCGACCTCGTTCCCAATAGCTCCACGTCGCGGCTCCTCGCGTGCGCCTTCGTCTTCTCGGGGATGGTCCTCGTGGGCCATCTCCTGAGTCGAGCTGCTGATTATCTAGTCGAGAAGCAGGAGACTCTCCTCGTTAGAGCTTTTCATCTGCGTCAGAGCTTTGGTCCTACGGAGATTCTCAAGGAGTTGCATACCAACAAGCTGAGATACAAATGTTATGTGACGTTCCTTGTCCTTGTGGTTCTCTTCTTAACCGGTACGGTTTTTCTTGTGGCGTATGAGAAGATGCCGGTTATTGAGGCTTTCTATTGCGTGTGCTCCACGGTTACTACGTTGGGGTATGGTGATAAGAGCTTTAACTCGGGGACTGGGAGGCTTTTCGCTGTGTTTTGGATCTTGACGAGTACTGTGTGTTTGGCTCAGTTTTTTCTTTATGTGGCTGAGTTGAATGCGGAGACTAAGCAGAGGGAGTTAGTGAAGTGGGTTTTGACTAGGAGGATTACTAATAATGATCTTGAGGCTGCTGATCTTGATGAAGATGGTGTTGTTGG AGCTGCAGAGTTTATAGTCTATAAGCTGAAAGAGATGGGGAAGATTGATGAGAAAGATATATCTGGGATCATGGAAGAGTTTGAGCAATTGGATTATGATGAATCTGGAACTCTGACGACTTCTGACATCACTCTAGCTCAGACTGCGTCCCAGATCCAAAGGTAA
- the LOC125600721 gene encoding uncharacterized protein LOC125600721: MEMKWLLTSAFTQMFGYSNQINQTSNSLSTRNKIKMMKKEEYPRGFQVPLHYPKYSKSDYEAMDDLSLDLLLKQYGISFEGSLEDKRVFAMESFLWPDQL, translated from the coding sequence ATGGAAATGAAATGGCTATTGACCTCGGCTTTCACTCAAATGTTTGGCTACTCAAACCAGATCAATCAAACCAGCAACAGCCTAAGCACCCGCAACAAAATaaagatgatgaagaaagaGGAATACCCAAGAGGGTTTCAAGTTCCTCTTCACTATCCTAAATACTCCAAGTCTGATTATGAAGCCATGGACGATCTCAGCCTTGACTTGCTCCTCAAACAATATGGAATCTCCTTCGAAGGATCTCTTGAAGACAAGAGGGTCTTTGCAATGGAGTCATTTCTCTGGCCTGATCAGCTTTAG
- the LOC125600726 gene encoding uncharacterized protein LOC125600726 isoform X2 produces MCEDDHHFVEWKEHFVSQERGNRVVHYFLKDSSGESILAVVGTERSVRHMFYVVSEDFVRAYGSENSIDSGFKWRSRREVVDWLTSMLSKQNTQGNWSSYGFAAQRAQATEEARFPINLRVHNWEIMWSGTSWMCGKQLKHYPSFCRNGITIGVQSFVFVMSKADDLYVAYLEDMYEDKRGLKKVRVRWFHHTKEVKGAVSLKNPHPKEVFITPHSQVISAECVDGPATVLTREHYEECIASFPNSLLARVHMCYRQLKKNKIKPFDLSKLRGYLDQPIMSCLSSMEADPVVCGMNKEEDEQWSEGENGAERSKKKQAHLLTRYESSCKRLKLDPLGKSFPSLVDAHKNTCYNGVTKPDAKIEFLCQDSGIRGCWFRCTVLEVSRKQVKLQYDDIEDEDGYGNLEEWVPSLKSAMPDKLGMRSSNRPTIRPAPPDAKIADFDPTIGEAVDAWWNDGWWEGVVVATGKPNADDLQIYIPGENLCLTVHRKDVRISRDWVGDSWVDIDPKPEILSLVASDASPKARLSMSSTLANDAKAKPIAMADIVEVAKLRGDKLDLLGEQNKEHKDYGAVKECDESRQEDKEIGSNQTNAYVNNEKTVQDHKEDDVTVNDEKVRKSESDFTLTDTTTTLVTT; encoded by the exons ATGTGCGAGGATGATCATCATTTTGTGGAGTGGAAAGAGCATTTTGTCTCACAGGAGCGAGGGAACCGTGTTGTTCATTACTTCCTCAAGGACTCTTCCGGTGAATCCATCTTAGCTGTGGTTGGAACTGAGAGAAGTGTTAGACACATGTTCTATGTCGTCTCTGAGGATTTTGTGCGTGCATATGGTTCCGAGAATTCGATCGATTCCGGTTTCAAATGGAGGTCCAGAAGAGAAGTTGTGGACTGGCTCACTTCGATGCTGTCTAAACAAAACACACAAGGGAACTGGTCGA GCTATGGATTTGCTGCTCAGCGAGCTCAAGCAACTGAAGAG GCCCGGTTTCCCATAAACTTGAGGGTTCACAATTGGGAGATTATGTGGTCAGGAACGTCCTGGATGTGTGGTAAACAGCTCAAACATTACCCATCATTCTGTAGGAATGGGATAACTATAGGG GTTCAATCTTTTGTCTTTGTGATGAGCAAAGCGGACGACCTGTACGTTGCGTATCTGGAAGATATGTACGAGGACAAGCGTGGCCTAAAAAAGGTCAGAGTGAGGTGGTTCCATCACACAAAAGAAGTGAAGGGTGCAGTTTCTCTCAAAAACCCACACCCAAAAGAGGTTTTCATCACCCCTCACTCTCAGGTCATCAGTGCAGAGTGTGTCGATGGTCCCGCCACTGTTTTGACCCGTGAGCATTACGAGGAGTGTATAGCTTCTTTTCCCAATTCTTTATTGGCGAGGGTTCACATGTGCTACCGGCAACTGAAGAAGAACAAAATCAAACCTTTTGACTTGAGTAAATTGCGTGGATATCTGGACCAACCGATAATGTCTTGCTTAAGTTCTATGGAGGCTGATCCTGTAGTCTGTGGGATGAATAAAGAGGAAGATGAACAGTGGAGTGAGGGTGAGAATGGCGCTGAGAGGAGCAAGAAGAAACAAGCACATCTGTTAACAAGATATGAATCTTCATGTAAAAGACTCAAACTTGATCCCTTAGGGAAAAGCTTTCCTTCCCTAGTCGATGCTCATAAAAATACTTGTTATAATGGAGTTACTAAGCCTGATGCAAAAATAGAGTTTCTATGTCAAGATAGCGGCATTAGAGGTTGCTGGTTTAGGTGCACTGTCCTGGAAGTATCAAGAAAACAGGTTAAACTCCAGTATGATGATATAGAGGACGAAGATGGATATGGAAACCTTGAG GAATGGGTGCCGTCTTTGAAATCTGCTATGCCTGATAAGCTTGGTATGAGGTCGTCCAACCGCCCAACAATCCGCCCTGCTCCTCCTGATGCTAAAATAGCAGACTTTGACCCTACAATTGGTGAAGCAGTTGATGCATGGTGGAATGATGGTTGGTGGGAAGGTGTTGTAGTTGCCACTGGCAAACCAAACGCTGACGACTTGCAAATATATATCCCTG GGGAGAACCTATGCTTAACAGTGCACAGGAAGGATGTTCGGATTTCCAGAGACTGGGTGGGAGACAGCTGGGTTGATATTGATCCTAAACCTGAAATACTCTCTCTTGTAGCTTCTGATGCTAGCCCGAAAGCCAGGCTTTCCATGTCCTCCACTCTTGCAAATGATGCCAAGGCAAAGCCCATTGCAATGGCAGATATTGTTGAGGTGGCAAAACTTAGAGGCGATAAACTGGACCTTTTAGGAGAACAGAACAAAGAGCATAAAGATTATGGGGCTGTTAAGGAGTGTGATGAAAGCAGACAAGAGGATAAAGAGATTGGAAGTAACCAAACTAATGCCTATGTCAACAATGAAAAGACTGTGCAAGACCACAAGGAGGATGATGTTACCGTTAATGATGAGAAGGTACGCAAATCAGAATCAGACTTCACCCTAACAGACACTACTACCACGCTGGTGACAACGTAA
- the LOC125600726 gene encoding uncharacterized protein LOC125600726 isoform X1 → MCEDDHHFVEWKEHFVSQERGNRVVHYFLKDSSGESILAVVGTERSVRHMFYVVSEDFVRAYGSENSIDSGFKWRSRREVVDWLTSMLSKQNTQGNWSKSPKCDSGESNGSPEFPGYGFAAQRAQATEEARFPINLRVHNWEIMWSGTSWMCGKQLKHYPSFCRNGITIGVQSFVFVMSKADDLYVAYLEDMYEDKRGLKKVRVRWFHHTKEVKGAVSLKNPHPKEVFITPHSQVISAECVDGPATVLTREHYEECIASFPNSLLARVHMCYRQLKKNKIKPFDLSKLRGYLDQPIMSCLSSMEADPVVCGMNKEEDEQWSEGENGAERSKKKQAHLLTRYESSCKRLKLDPLGKSFPSLVDAHKNTCYNGVTKPDAKIEFLCQDSGIRGCWFRCTVLEVSRKQVKLQYDDIEDEDGYGNLEEWVPSLKSAMPDKLGMRSSNRPTIRPAPPDAKIADFDPTIGEAVDAWWNDGWWEGVVVATGKPNADDLQIYIPGENLCLTVHRKDVRISRDWVGDSWVDIDPKPEILSLVASDASPKARLSMSSTLANDAKAKPIAMADIVEVAKLRGDKLDLLGEQNKEHKDYGAVKECDESRQEDKEIGSNQTNAYVNNEKTVQDHKEDDVTVNDEKVRKSESDFTLTDTTTTLVTT, encoded by the exons ATGTGCGAGGATGATCATCATTTTGTGGAGTGGAAAGAGCATTTTGTCTCACAGGAGCGAGGGAACCGTGTTGTTCATTACTTCCTCAAGGACTCTTCCGGTGAATCCATCTTAGCTGTGGTTGGAACTGAGAGAAGTGTTAGACACATGTTCTATGTCGTCTCTGAGGATTTTGTGCGTGCATATGGTTCCGAGAATTCGATCGATTCCGGTTTCAAATGGAGGTCCAGAAGAGAAGTTGTGGACTGGCTCACTTCGATGCTGTCTAAACAAAACACACAAGGGAACTGGTCGA AGTCACCAAAATGTGATTCGGGGGAATCTAATGGATCTCCTGAATTTCCAGGCTATGGATTTGCTGCTCAGCGAGCTCAAGCAACTGAAGAG GCCCGGTTTCCCATAAACTTGAGGGTTCACAATTGGGAGATTATGTGGTCAGGAACGTCCTGGATGTGTGGTAAACAGCTCAAACATTACCCATCATTCTGTAGGAATGGGATAACTATAGGG GTTCAATCTTTTGTCTTTGTGATGAGCAAAGCGGACGACCTGTACGTTGCGTATCTGGAAGATATGTACGAGGACAAGCGTGGCCTAAAAAAGGTCAGAGTGAGGTGGTTCCATCACACAAAAGAAGTGAAGGGTGCAGTTTCTCTCAAAAACCCACACCCAAAAGAGGTTTTCATCACCCCTCACTCTCAGGTCATCAGTGCAGAGTGTGTCGATGGTCCCGCCACTGTTTTGACCCGTGAGCATTACGAGGAGTGTATAGCTTCTTTTCCCAATTCTTTATTGGCGAGGGTTCACATGTGCTACCGGCAACTGAAGAAGAACAAAATCAAACCTTTTGACTTGAGTAAATTGCGTGGATATCTGGACCAACCGATAATGTCTTGCTTAAGTTCTATGGAGGCTGATCCTGTAGTCTGTGGGATGAATAAAGAGGAAGATGAACAGTGGAGTGAGGGTGAGAATGGCGCTGAGAGGAGCAAGAAGAAACAAGCACATCTGTTAACAAGATATGAATCTTCATGTAAAAGACTCAAACTTGATCCCTTAGGGAAAAGCTTTCCTTCCCTAGTCGATGCTCATAAAAATACTTGTTATAATGGAGTTACTAAGCCTGATGCAAAAATAGAGTTTCTATGTCAAGATAGCGGCATTAGAGGTTGCTGGTTTAGGTGCACTGTCCTGGAAGTATCAAGAAAACAGGTTAAACTCCAGTATGATGATATAGAGGACGAAGATGGATATGGAAACCTTGAG GAATGGGTGCCGTCTTTGAAATCTGCTATGCCTGATAAGCTTGGTATGAGGTCGTCCAACCGCCCAACAATCCGCCCTGCTCCTCCTGATGCTAAAATAGCAGACTTTGACCCTACAATTGGTGAAGCAGTTGATGCATGGTGGAATGATGGTTGGTGGGAAGGTGTTGTAGTTGCCACTGGCAAACCAAACGCTGACGACTTGCAAATATATATCCCTG GGGAGAACCTATGCTTAACAGTGCACAGGAAGGATGTTCGGATTTCCAGAGACTGGGTGGGAGACAGCTGGGTTGATATTGATCCTAAACCTGAAATACTCTCTCTTGTAGCTTCTGATGCTAGCCCGAAAGCCAGGCTTTCCATGTCCTCCACTCTTGCAAATGATGCCAAGGCAAAGCCCATTGCAATGGCAGATATTGTTGAGGTGGCAAAACTTAGAGGCGATAAACTGGACCTTTTAGGAGAACAGAACAAAGAGCATAAAGATTATGGGGCTGTTAAGGAGTGTGATGAAAGCAGACAAGAGGATAAAGAGATTGGAAGTAACCAAACTAATGCCTATGTCAACAATGAAAAGACTGTGCAAGACCACAAGGAGGATGATGTTACCGTTAATGATGAGAAGGTACGCAAATCAGAATCAGACTTCACCCTAACAGACACTACTACCACGCTGGTGACAACGTAA
- the LOC125600739 gene encoding transcription termination factor MTERF9, chloroplastic has translation MAGFSFSCFCFINPPILFTLPSESPLFLLGSGKDSPATRRRARKLVVSHAHSNPKIINPKKKSRYGQTLSPYDSDEEEELDDESDDDDDDWLLNDDFAEVTEYEKKKPKSQKQTIAKKGVKKEAVKSWETDEDDLDNASDKKKKVEKDSWRLDGRGKVSTRKHVAKLYPRLSEEIDIDPKWVPLLDYLSTFGLKESHFVQMYERHMPSLQINVLSAQERLDYLLSVGVKHRDIKRMLLRQPQILQYTVENNLKAHISFLMGLGIPNSKIGQIVAVTPSLFSYSVENSLRPTIRYLIEEVGINENDVGKVVQLSPQILVQRLDITWNTRYMFLSKELGAPRDSVVKMVKRHPQILHYSIDDGFLPRINFLRSIGMCNSDILKVLTSLTQVLSLSLEDNLKPKYMYLVNELKNEVHILTKYPMYLSLSLDQRIRPRHRFLVELKKVRKGPFPLSSLVPNDESFCQQWAGTSVDKYLAFRQRLLLKDFANKYEKRG, from the exons ATGGCGGGTTTCTCATTCTCCTGCTTCTGCTTCATAAACCCACCAATCCTCTTCACTCTCCCCTCGGAATcacctctctttcttctcgGTTCCGGCAAAGATTCCCCCGCGACGAGACGGAGAGCCAGAAAGCTCGTCGTGTCGCACGCGCACTCTAACCCGAAGATTATAAACCCGAAGAAGAAGTCGAGGTATGGGCAGACGTTGTCTCCGTATGACAGCGACGAAGAGGAAGAGCTTGATGATGAGagtgacgatgatgatgatgactggTTACTCAAT gaTGACTTCGCAGAGGTGACAGAGTATGAAAAGAAGAAACCAAAGTCACAGAAGCAAACCATTGCTAAGAAAG GTGTGAAGAAGGAGGCCGTGAAAAGTTGGGAAACTGATGAAGACGACTTAGATAATGCCtctgacaagaagaagaaggtggagaAGGATTCTTGGCGTTTAGATGGCCGTGGAAAG GTGAGCACGAGGAAACACGTCGCCAAACTATACCCTCGTCTCTCAGAAGAGATCGATATAGACCCTAAATGGGTACCTCTTCTGGACTACTTGAGCACATTCGGTCTGAAAGAGTCACACTTTGTTCAAATGTACGAGCGCCACATGCCATCCCTCCAGATCAACGTGTTGTCAGCGCAAGAGAGGCTCGACTACTTGCTGAGCGTCGGTGTTAAACACAGAGACATCAAGAGGATGCTGTTGAGACAGCCGCAGATACTTCAGTACACGGTTGAGAACAATCTCAAAGCTCACATTTCCTTTCTGATGGGACTTGGGATCCCCAATTCCAAAATAGGACAGATAGTTGCCGTAACCCCGTCTCTGTTCTCTTACAGCGTCGAGAACTCCCTGAGACCCACCATAAGGTATTTGATCGAAGAGGTTGGGATAAACGAGAATGATGTAGGCAAAGTTGTGCAGCTTAGCCCTCAGATTCTTGTTCAGAGGCTTGATATAACGTGGAACACTCGTTACATGTTCCTCTCCAAGGAGTTGGGAGCGCCTAGGGACAGTGTGGTGAAGATGGTCAAGAGACATCCGCAGATTCTTCACTATAGTATTGACGATGGGTTCTTGCCTCGGATCAATTTCCTTAGAAGCATTGGGATGTGCAACTCTGATATATTGAAAGTCTTAACTAGCCTTACACAG GTTTTGTCTCTCTCACTGGAGGATAATCTGAAGCCTAAGTACATGTATTTGGTCAATGAGCTGAAGAACGAAGTGCACATTTTGACTAAATATCCAATGTATCTGAGCTTGTCCTTGGACCAAAGGATACGCCCCCGGCACCGGTTCTTGGTTGAGTTGAAGAAAGTGCGGAAAGGGCCGTTCCCTCTCAGCTCCCTGGTTCCAAACGATGAGAGCTTTTGTCAACAGTGGGCTGGAACTAGTGTAGATAAGTATCTCGCTTTTCGTCAGAGATTATTACTCAAGGATTTTGCAAACAAGTATGAAAAGagaggatga
- the LOC125600750 gene encoding probable WRKY transcription factor 20 isoform X2: MDPDVSNRVDCSESRRDSSGGGARYKLMSPAKLPISRSTCITTIPPGLSPTSFLESPVLLSNIKAEPSPTTGSLFKPHAVHANSSSYTARTIRHNILDEKNSNESFEFRPPPASTMFYAELVDKQRSEAHSFKHSPSSATEAASSSEISPQNALPHQTTPPGSERSDQDESRGSAPSTMADDGYNWRKYGQKHVKGSEFPRSYYKCTHPNCEVKKVFETSHEGQITEIVYKGTHDHPKPQPSRRNSGGLVMPAQEERLDKCSSFNGQDGNYTYNLSPPVEQNGNDDGGDLANRSNDDVEDNDPFSKRRKVDGAMEVTALVKPIREPRVVVQTLSEVDILDDGYKWRKYGQKVVRGNPNPRSYYKCTATGCPVRKHVERASHDPKAVITTYEGKHNHDVPLARSNNNSHHELSAPRFRPEEAADAVSLDLGVGISSAVPDHASNEHSYQQQQEQNIRSEFVHQTQTNGANGFMFVHGPPM; the protein is encoded by the exons ATGGACCCGGATGTTTCTAACAGGGTCGACTGTTCTGAATCTAGACGCGATTCATCCGGTGGTGGAGCCAGGTATAAGCTCATGTCTCCGGCGAAACTCCCGATCTCGAGGTCCACTTGCATCACCACCATTCCTCCTGGTTTGAGTCCGACGTCGTTTCTTGAGTCTCCTGTTCTTCTCTCCAACATCAAG gCGGAACCTTCTCCTACTACTGGTTCACTGTTCAAACCTCATGCAGTTCACGCTAACTCCAGCTCCTATACAGCAAGAACAATCCGTCATAATATCTTAGACGAGAAAAACTCCAACGAATCTTTTGAGTTTAGACCTCCTCCTGCATCCACCATG TTCTATGCAGAGCTAGTAGACAAGCAGAGAAGTGAAGCGCACAGTTTCAAACACTCACCATCTTCAGCCACTGAAGCTGCATCTTCAAGTGAGATTAGCCCACAAAATGCTCTTCCTCATCAGACAACACCGCCAGGCTCCGAGAGATCTGATCAAGATGAGTCCAGAGGAAGTGCACCGTCTACAATGGCTGATGATGGATACAACTGGAGAAAATACGGTCAAAAACACGTCAAGGGAAGTGAGTTTCCAAGGAGTTATTATAAATGCACTCATCCTAACTGTGAGGTTAAAAAGGTTTTCGAAACGTCACACGAAGGGCAGATCACTGAGATTGTATACAAGGGGACTCATGACCATCCTAAACCTCAGCCTAGTCGCCGGAACTCAGGTGGTCTTGTTATGCCGGCACAAGAAGAAAGACTGGACAAGTGTTCTTCTTTTAATGGCCAAGATGGTAACTATACA TACAACCTGTCTCCTCCTGTGGAGCAAAACGGAAATGATGATGGTGGAGATCTTGCAAATAGGAGTAACGATGACGTTGAAGACAATGATCCATTCTCAAAACGAAG GAAGGTGGATGGGGCGATGGAAGTAACTGCACTAGTGAAACCCATAAGAGAGCCACGGGTTGTTGTTCAAACTCTGAGTGAAGTTGACATATTGGATGATGGGTATAAGTGGCGTAAATACGGTCAGAAAGTTGTTAGAGGCAACCCTAATCCCAG GAGCTATTACAAATGCACGGCTACTGGATGCCCAGTGAGAAAACATGTGGAGAGAGCGTCACACGATCCAAAAGCTGTTATAACCACTTACGAAGGCAAACACAATCATGATGTACCATTGGCAAGGTCTAACAACAACAGCCACCATGAGTTGTCAGCACCTAGGTTCAGACCAGAAGAGGCCGCCGACGCAGTCAGCCTCGACTTGGGTGTTGGAATCTCATCTGCCGTTCCTGACCATGCATCAAATGAGCATTCGTATCAGCAGCAACAAGAACAAAATATTCGTTCTGAGTTTGTGCATCAAACTCAAACCAATGGAGCTAATGGATTCATGTTTGTTCACGGACCTCCCATGTAG
- the LOC125600750 gene encoding probable WRKY transcription factor 20 isoform X1 translates to MDPDVSNRVDCSESRRDSSGGGARYKLMSPAKLPISRSTCITTIPPGLSPTSFLESPVLLSNIKAEPSPTTGSLFKPHAVHANSSSYTARTIRHNILDEKNSNESFEFRPPPASTMFYAELVDKQRSEAHSFKHSPSSATEAASSSEISPQNALPHQTTPPGSERSDQDESRGSAPSTMADDGYNWRKYGQKHVKGSEFPRSYYKCTHPNCEVKKVFETSHEGQITEIVYKGTHDHPKPQPSRRNSGGLVMPAQEERLDKCSSFNGQDEKGTSLYNLSPPVEQNGNDDGGDLANRSNDDVEDNDPFSKRRKVDGAMEVTALVKPIREPRVVVQTLSEVDILDDGYKWRKYGQKVVRGNPNPRSYYKCTATGCPVRKHVERASHDPKAVITTYEGKHNHDVPLARSNNNSHHELSAPRFRPEEAADAVSLDLGVGISSAVPDHASNEHSYQQQQEQNIRSEFVHQTQTNGANGFMFVHGPPM, encoded by the exons ATGGACCCGGATGTTTCTAACAGGGTCGACTGTTCTGAATCTAGACGCGATTCATCCGGTGGTGGAGCCAGGTATAAGCTCATGTCTCCGGCGAAACTCCCGATCTCGAGGTCCACTTGCATCACCACCATTCCTCCTGGTTTGAGTCCGACGTCGTTTCTTGAGTCTCCTGTTCTTCTCTCCAACATCAAG gCGGAACCTTCTCCTACTACTGGTTCACTGTTCAAACCTCATGCAGTTCACGCTAACTCCAGCTCCTATACAGCAAGAACAATCCGTCATAATATCTTAGACGAGAAAAACTCCAACGAATCTTTTGAGTTTAGACCTCCTCCTGCATCCACCATG TTCTATGCAGAGCTAGTAGACAAGCAGAGAAGTGAAGCGCACAGTTTCAAACACTCACCATCTTCAGCCACTGAAGCTGCATCTTCAAGTGAGATTAGCCCACAAAATGCTCTTCCTCATCAGACAACACCGCCAGGCTCCGAGAGATCTGATCAAGATGAGTCCAGAGGAAGTGCACCGTCTACAATGGCTGATGATGGATACAACTGGAGAAAATACGGTCAAAAACACGTCAAGGGAAGTGAGTTTCCAAGGAGTTATTATAAATGCACTCATCCTAACTGTGAGGTTAAAAAGGTTTTCGAAACGTCACACGAAGGGCAGATCACTGAGATTGTATACAAGGGGACTCATGACCATCCTAAACCTCAGCCTAGTCGCCGGAACTCAGGTGGTCTTGTTATGCCGGCACAAGAAGAAAGACTGGACAAGTGTTCTTCTTTTAATGGCCAAGATG AGAAAGGAACTAGCTTGTACAACCTGTCTCCTCCTGTGGAGCAAAACGGAAATGATGATGGTGGAGATCTTGCAAATAGGAGTAACGATGACGTTGAAGACAATGATCCATTCTCAAAACGAAG GAAGGTGGATGGGGCGATGGAAGTAACTGCACTAGTGAAACCCATAAGAGAGCCACGGGTTGTTGTTCAAACTCTGAGTGAAGTTGACATATTGGATGATGGGTATAAGTGGCGTAAATACGGTCAGAAAGTTGTTAGAGGCAACCCTAATCCCAG GAGCTATTACAAATGCACGGCTACTGGATGCCCAGTGAGAAAACATGTGGAGAGAGCGTCACACGATCCAAAAGCTGTTATAACCACTTACGAAGGCAAACACAATCATGATGTACCATTGGCAAGGTCTAACAACAACAGCCACCATGAGTTGTCAGCACCTAGGTTCAGACCAGAAGAGGCCGCCGACGCAGTCAGCCTCGACTTGGGTGTTGGAATCTCATCTGCCGTTCCTGACCATGCATCAAATGAGCATTCGTATCAGCAGCAACAAGAACAAAATATTCGTTCTGAGTTTGTGCATCAAACTCAAACCAATGGAGCTAATGGATTCATGTTTGTTCACGGACCTCCCATGTAG
- the LOC125600759 gene encoding probable serine/threonine-protein kinase WNK11: MMPPSDPSDKDSEPFVETDPTGRYGRYDELLGSGAVKKVYRAFDQEEGIEVAWNQVKLSCFSDDPAMTERLYSEVRLLKSLKNSSIIALYKVWRDEWSNTLNFITEICTSGNLREYRKKHRHVSMRALKKWSKQILKGLVYLHTHDPCIIHRDLNCSNVFVNGNIGQVKIGDLGLAAIVGKNHSAHSILGTPEFMAPELYDEYYTEMIDIYSYGMCVLELVSLEIPYSECDSVAKIYRKVTSGVKPEALKKVKDVEAKAFIEKCINAKPKARPSAAELLRDPFFDGIVDDDDDENNDVNGTGRVVS, encoded by the exons ATG ATGCCTCCTTCCGATCCTTCAGATAAGGACTCCGAGCCGTTCGTGGAAACGGATCCCACCGGCAGATACGGCCGTTACGACGAGCTCCTAGGCTCCGGCGCCGTCAAAAAAGTCTACAGAGCCTTCGACCAAGAGGAAGGCATCGAAGTCGCGTGGAACCAAGTCAAGCTCAGCTGCTTCTCCGACGACCCCGCCATGACCGAGAGGCTCTACTCGGAGGTGAGGCTCCTCAAGAGCCTCAAGAACAGCAGCATCATCGCCTTGTACAAGGTGTGGAGAGACGAGTGGAGTAATACTTTGAACTTCATCACCGAGATTTGTACCTCTGGGAACTTGAGAGAGTATAGGAAGAAGCATAGACACGTGTCAATGAGAGCTTTAAAGAAGTGGTCTAAGCAGATACTTAAGGGATTGGTTTATCTCCATACTCATGATCCTTGCATCATCCATAGGGATCTTAACTGCAGCAACGTTTTCGTTAATGGTAACATCGGTcag GTTAAGATTGGCGATCTTGGATTGGCTGCGATCGTGGGGAAGAACCATTCAGCTCACTCGATCCTCGGCACACCAGAATTCATGGCTCCTGAGCTGTACGACGAGTATTACACTGAGATGATTGACATATACTCGTACGGGATGTGCGTTTTGGAGCTTGTGTCGCTCGAGATTCCGTACAGCGAATGCGATAGCGTGGCGAAGATATACAGAAAGGTGACCAGTGGAGTCAAGCCAGAGGCTCTGAAGAAAGTGAAGGATGTGGAAGCGAAGGCCTTTATTGAGAAGTGCATTAATGCGAAACCCAAGGCGAGACCTTCTGCAGCTGAGCTTCTTCGTGACCCGTTTTTTGATGGGAttgtagatgatgatgatgatgaaaacaATGATGTTAATGGAACTGGTCGTGTTGTTTCTTGA